Proteins encoded by one window of Pseudonocardia sp. HH130629-09:
- a CDS encoding maleylpyruvate isomerase N-terminal domain-containing protein yields the protein MRAEDVEDAVAVLVRALEPVPDDGWSAPAGPLGWSCRDTAVHVADDLFGYAAQVALALPDDYPPFEVVVPEGVGTAGLLQVVATGGAMLAAAVRTAPPGVRGWHPFGDADAAGFAAMGVVEVLVHTHDITRTTAPGWTLPPEPCRDVLARLWPGVDAGDDPAGALLHHTGRASWRSVPAPVRWRWHGAPR from the coding sequence ATGCGCGCGGAGGACGTCGAGGACGCGGTGGCGGTCCTGGTCCGGGCCCTGGAGCCGGTTCCCGACGACGGCTGGTCCGCCCCGGCCGGGCCGCTGGGGTGGTCGTGCCGGGACACCGCGGTGCACGTCGCGGACGACCTGTTCGGCTACGCGGCACAGGTGGCGCTCGCCCTCCCCGACGACTACCCGCCGTTCGAGGTCGTGGTGCCCGAGGGCGTCGGCACCGCCGGGCTGCTGCAGGTCGTCGCGACGGGCGGGGCGATGCTCGCCGCGGCCGTCCGGACCGCACCGCCGGGGGTGCGCGGCTGGCACCCGTTCGGCGACGCGGACGCGGCCGGGTTCGCGGCGATGGGCGTCGTCGAGGTCCTGGTGCACACCCACGACATCACCCGCACGACCGCCCCGGGGTGGACGCTGCCCCCGGAGCCGTGCCGGGACGTGCTCGCCCGGCTGTGGCCCGGCGTCGACGCGGGCGACGACCCGGCCGGGGCGCTGCTCCACCACACCGGCCGGGCGTCGTGGCGCAGTGTGCCCGCCCCCGTCCGGTGGCGCTGGCACGGCGCGCCGCGCTGA
- a CDS encoding alpha/beta hydrolase, with the protein MAGTGPAEGIGVAQLLLSRKVPATGQVVEVPIPGTASHFAARPAVVWVPPAWYRRPRPQLPVIVLLHGTPGRPVDWVDSGGAADVADAWAAQHHGVAPILVMPDVNGTYTADSECVDTPTAKVETYLTRDVPRVVSWLFGTRPPGPAWAVAGLSEGGSCAVMLALRHPTVFATFGDYAGLLGPRVGDSNGGVPDTVAELFGGSQAAFASHDPATLLAANRAPGIAGWFEAGDIDTDPAAAARTLSAVATRAGVENRLVIVPGGGHDVDLFSQALADSYPGLVGRVSVPAP; encoded by the coding sequence GTGGCCGGGACCGGACCGGCCGAGGGGATCGGGGTCGCGCAGCTGCTGCTGAGCCGGAAGGTCCCGGCGACCGGTCAGGTCGTGGAGGTCCCGATCCCGGGGACGGCGTCGCACTTCGCGGCCCGGCCCGCGGTCGTGTGGGTGCCGCCCGCCTGGTACCGGCGACCCCGGCCACAGCTGCCGGTGATCGTGCTGCTGCACGGGACCCCCGGACGTCCGGTGGACTGGGTGGACTCCGGGGGCGCCGCCGACGTCGCCGATGCCTGGGCCGCCCAGCACCACGGGGTCGCGCCGATCCTGGTGATGCCCGACGTCAACGGCACCTACACCGCGGACTCCGAGTGCGTCGACACCCCGACCGCGAAGGTCGAGACCTACCTGACCCGCGACGTGCCACGGGTGGTGAGCTGGCTGTTCGGGACCCGGCCACCGGGACCGGCGTGGGCGGTGGCGGGGTTGTCCGAGGGCGGCAGCTGCGCGGTGATGCTGGCGCTGCGCCACCCCACGGTCTTCGCCACGTTCGGCGACTACGCCGGGCTGCTCGGCCCGCGGGTCGGGGACTCCAACGGCGGGGTCCCGGACACCGTCGCCGAGCTGTTCGGCGGGTCGCAGGCCGCGTTCGCCTCGCACGACCCGGCGACGCTGCTGGCCGCGAACCGCGCCCCCGGGATCGCCGGCTGGTTCGAGGCGGGTGACATCGACACCGACCCGGCCGCCGCCGCACGCACCCTGTCGGCGGTGGCGACCCGGGCCGGTGTGGAGAACCGGCTGGTGATCGTGCCCGGAGGCGGGCACGACGTCGACCTGTTCTCCCAGGCGCTGGCGGACTCCTACCCCGGGCTCGTGGGACGGGTGTCGGTCCCCGCGCCCTGA
- the modA gene encoding molybdate ABC transporter substrate-binding protein, which produces MAGAALAVTALFAVAGCGGGDGGGGTAAQPSGQAQGGTLTVFAAASLTGTFGDLEKKFEAANPGTDVVFNFAGSSALAQQINQGAPADVFASADQNNMTKVTDAGNAQGQPEVFATNTLQIAVAPQNPKRIASLQDLTKPDLRTVVCAPQVPCGSATEKVEQAAGVDIRPVSEEQDVKSVLQKVTTGNADAGLVYRTDVTASGGQAQGVDIPQASQAVNQYPSVVLKNTRNAELAQKWVQFVNGDEGRQVLGAAGFGAP; this is translated from the coding sequence ACGGGGGCGGCGGGACCGCCGCCCAGCCGAGCGGGCAGGCGCAGGGCGGCACGCTGACGGTGTTCGCCGCGGCGTCGCTGACCGGCACCTTCGGTGACCTGGAGAAGAAGTTCGAGGCCGCCAACCCCGGCACCGACGTGGTGTTCAACTTCGCCGGGTCCTCGGCCCTGGCCCAGCAGATCAACCAGGGCGCCCCGGCCGACGTGTTTGCCTCGGCCGACCAGAACAACATGACCAAGGTGACCGACGCGGGCAACGCCCAGGGGCAGCCCGAGGTCTTCGCCACCAACACCCTGCAGATCGCGGTCGCGCCGCAGAACCCGAAGCGGATCGCGTCGCTGCAGGACCTGACGAAGCCGGACCTGCGGACGGTGGTCTGCGCCCCGCAGGTGCCGTGCGGCTCGGCGACGGAGAAGGTCGAGCAGGCCGCCGGCGTGGACATCAGGCCGGTCTCGGAGGAGCAGGACGTCAAGTCGGTGCTGCAGAAGGTCACCACCGGCAACGCCGACGCCGGGCTCGTCTACCGGACCGACGTCACCGCGTCCGGCGGGCAGGCGCAGGGCGTCGACATCCCGCAGGCGTCGCAGGCGGTCAACCAGTACCCGAGCGTCGTCCTGAAGAACACGAGGAATGCCGAGCTGGCGCAGAAGTGGGTGCAGTTCGTGAACGGCGACGAGGGTCGTCAGGTCCTCGGGGCGGCCGGCTTCGGCGCCCCGTGA